The stretch of DNA CAAAGGGCTATCTGCCGACCGAACGGGCCGCGACGTGCGGAGAGGAGTACAAGCAGGTGGCTTACGCCTTCGAGAGGCTGATTGGCCCGCACCTGCGGGTACGCCTGTATCGCGGCGCGCGCCTGCGGCGCGCATGGCAATCACGCGCCCCGTAGACCCTCCGCTGCCGTCGTTGGGCGATCACTGGCGGCTTCACACCGCGCGCGGATCTTCAGTGGCTCATGAGGCAGCAGACCGGCGAACGTTTCAGGAAATCTCGCGTCACGCCGCCGAACAACCATTCCCGCAATCTGGACCGTCCATATCCGCCCATGACCACGAGATCCGCATCCGCCTGGTCTACGAAGCGCAGGATTTCATCCGCAACGTTCCGAGCGTTCGCATCCAACAGGTGCTGGCTGACCTGTGCGCCGTGACGGGCCAGAAACTCCGCGACGCGATCGGCACTATCGGATCGGGCTTCCTCGCCCGCGCTGACGACGGAGACGTGCTTCGCGCGGCGGAGGAACGGCAGCGCAGCCGAGACCGCGCGGCGTGCCTCGGGCGCATCTTTCCAAGCGACAACGATCCGTTCGGCTCTGAGGTCATCCGAGCCGGGCGGAGTCATCAGGACCGGACGCCCGACTTCCATCAGGACCGCGCCGGGTAAGGCGCTCATCTCGCCGATGCCTTCATCACTCTCGCGCCCAACGACAACGACGTCCGCAGCCAGCGCCTGCCGCACCAGAAAGTCTGCCGCGTTGGCCTCTGCTTGTAACCAGCTGGTCGGGACATCCGCGCCGGAATTCCGCTCGAACAGATCCCGGCATCGCTCCAAATCCCTCGCGAGCTTGGCTCGCTCCTCGTTGTAGGCCGTCTGAATCTCAGCCAGGTCGTAGCCGGGGCCAGGATTTGGAATCTTGCGCGCGGCGACACCGGTCAGCATGGCCTCGAAGCGCTTCGCGAGATTCGCCGAAAGGCGAACGCGGGTAGCGGCTGCCGCGCCAAGGTCAAGGGAAACCAGGATGCTGGCGAAGGTCATCTCATCAACTCCCGTCGAACCGTCACAAAGGTCGTGCGGTCAGCTTTGCCGGCGCCGCCGCAATCGGCGTGCGCCCGGGTTGCGGTCCTGGAAAACGCATGGCGCTCAGCTGAGGAGCCTTTTTCATGGCCCGATCACGGGAGCTTGCCGGATATCTTCGCGCGTGCCGCTTACGGTCAGGTCATTGTCGCGCTGATGCAGCCGTGGGACCGGGATGCCGATCTCCCCGCCACGGAGCCATCGTCGGCGGGCGACCACGGCGATCAGCGTGTGGCCGTCCTGTGAGACCCTGACATCCTGCACGCGCCCCACGACGAGCTTGTGATCGGCGTGGAGCCACCGTCCCCGGAGGGTCGGAATCAGCGACGCCGCCGCCATCTGCATGTGCGAATCCGCCTGCATCGCGATAAGCGAGCGGGCTTCCTGCGCGCGCGCGGCGCCGGCGAACAGGATGAGGGCGCAGACCAAGATGCGAGCGGGTTGGCGCATCCCTTGTCCCTCCTCTAACCCGCCTGAGGCATGTCACTGTCGACGGGGCTGTTCGTCTCCGATCGCTTCTCCTTCCGCCATGTGCTGGGCGCCATGCCCGACCAGCGCCGAAAGGCATGCGTGAAGGCGGCAAGCTCGGAGAAGTTCAGGGCCGCCGAAATCTGCGTCAGGTTCATGCTCGTGTCGGCCAAGAGCTGCTTGGCCACCGCGAACTGGGCCTCGTTGGTGAGCTGCCTGAAGCTCGTGCCCTCGGCCCTCAGGCGGCGGCTCAGGGTGCGGCGGTTCACCAGCCGCAGGCGCGCTATCCGCTCCGCCTTGCAGCGCTGCTTGATCACCGTAGCACGGAGATAGTGGCGGAGCTCGTCGGTGAGCTTGGCGGGCTGAGCGACCTCGATCCGGCGGATCCGCTCCTCCACGCGTCGGCGAACGGCCGGGTCCGC from Methylobacterium sp. PvR107 encodes:
- a CDS encoding universal stress protein, with protein sequence MTFASILVSLDLGAAAATRVRLSANLAKRFEAMLTGVAARKIPNPGPGYDLAEIQTAYNEERAKLARDLERCRDLFERNSGADVPTSWLQAEANAADFLVRQALAADVVVVGRESDEGIGEMSALPGAVLMEVGRPVLMTPPGSDDLRAERIVVAWKDAPEARRAVSAALPFLRRAKHVSVVSAGEEARSDSADRVAEFLARHGAQVSQHLLDANARNVADEILRFVDQADADLVVMGGYGRSRLREWLFGGVTRDFLKRSPVCCLMSH
- a CDS encoding PRC-barrel domain containing protein, producing the protein MVCALILFAGAARAQEARSLIAMQADSHMQMAAASLIPTLRGRWLHADHKLVVGRVQDVRVSQDGHTLIAVVARRRWLRGGEIGIPVPRLHQRDNDLTVSGTREDIRQAPVIGP